The following are from one region of the Silene latifolia isolate original U9 population chromosome 9, ASM4854445v1, whole genome shotgun sequence genome:
- the LOC141601265 gene encoding uncharacterized protein LOC141601265 translates to MKPAYDGNQWTVDARGYSIRNGYEWVRPKQAKYDWCKIVCSKWNYPKHALISWIVMNNGVMIKERLFQFNCCTDDRCWICDSDTKTQSHLFYDCQYSKQVLRLTEQWCGFRIFVSSSNSRTGSSAGAGLKQTVHNLIWTAYYYYIWNQRINFQLLKPGSVADKIKEDVRRKIRRKLDKTCTRADNTWLQKWGVAIE, encoded by the coding sequence ATGAAACCAGCATATGATGGTAACCAGTGGACTGTTGATGCCAGGGGTTACTCAATTAGGAATGGATATGAATGGGTTAGACCTAAACAAGCCAAGTACGACTGGTGCAAGATTGTTTGCAGCAAATGGAATTACCCCAAGCATGCTCTGATCAGCTGGATAGTAATGAACAATGGCGTGATGATCAAAGAGAGACTGTTTCAATTCAACTGTTGCACTGATGACAGATGCTGGATCTGTGACAGTGACACAAAAACTCAGTCTCACTTGTTTTATGACTGTCAGTACAGTAAGCAGGTTTTAAGACTGACTGAGCAGTGGTGTGGCTTCAGGATCTTTGTTAGCTCTTCTAATTCAAGGACTGGTAGTAGTGCAGGGGCAGGCCTAAAGCAGACAGTGCACAATCTCATTTGGACTGCTTACTATTATTACATTTGGAACCAAAGGATTAATTTTCAGCTACTGAAACCTGGTTCTGTTGCAGATAAAATCAAGGAGGATGTCAGGAGAAAGATAAGAAGAAAACTGGACAAAACCTGTACAAGAGCAGATAACACTTGGCTTCAAAAATGGGGTGTTGCAATAGAATGA